A stretch of the Phoenix dactylifera cultivar Barhee BC4 unplaced genomic scaffold, palm_55x_up_171113_PBpolish2nd_filt_p 000184F, whole genome shotgun sequence genome encodes the following:
- the LOC120103852 gene encoding uncharacterized protein LOC120103852 isoform X1, with protein MPVWWTMYLDQSYEPATSLPFQKAGCIEQEEEMEEEEEEEDLSMVSDASSGPPHFREEDYNCYCSHSNTCYNGNGCLFYASTLPTASAAALAGNGDKRRRVESKQQRESASLLDDTASSPLFSFPDVCMLFAISSSSLGLMLFTFGLLSLQTSFNAATNNVKASVENVLEFSCGFSATHFKGKSALQKQMGYLHSSAPVKPTPARPVCRDESEKKIW; from the exons ATGCCAGTCTGGTGGACCATGTACTTGGACCAGTCCTATGAGCCCGCAACCTCTCTTCCCTTCCAAAAAGCTGGCTGTATTGAGCAAGAGGAGGaaatggaagaggaggaggaggaggaggacttaTCTATGGTCTCTGATGCATCTTCTGGGCCACCCCATTTCCGTGAGGAAGATTACAACTGCTACTGTTCTCACTCCAACACTTGCTACAATGGCAATGGTTGCCTGTTCTATGCCTCCACCCTTCCAACTGCCTCGGCTGCTGCATTGGCCGGGAATGGTGACAAGAGGAGGAGAGTGGAGAGTAAACAACAGAGGGAGTCTGCCTCTCTCTTGGATGACACTGCCAGCTCCCCTCTCTTCAGCTTCCCCGATGTATGTATGCTCTTTGctatttcttcctcttcccttgGTCTCATGCTCTTCACATTTGGGTTGTTATCTCTTCAGACCAGCTTCAATGCCGCCACCAACAATGTGAAGGCTTCCGTGGAGAATGTTTTGGAGTTCTCTTGTGGCTTCTCTGCCACCCATTTTAAG GGAAAGTCTGCATTGCAGAAGCAAATGGGTTACCTGCATTCCTCTGCTCCTGTGAAGCCAACTCCTGCAAGACCA GTCTGCAGGGATGAAAGTGAGAAGAAGATTTGGTGA
- the LOC120103852 gene encoding uncharacterized protein LOC120103852 isoform X2, with amino-acid sequence MPVWWTMYLDQSYEPATSLPFQKAGCIEQEEEMEEEEEEEDLSMVSDASSGPPHFREEDYNCYCSHSNTCYNGNGCLFYASTLPTASAAALAGNGDKRRRVESKQQRESASLLDDTASSPLFSFPDTSFNAATNNVKASVENVLEFSCGFSATHFKGKSALQKQMGYLHSSAPVKPTPARPVCRDESEKKIW; translated from the exons ATGCCAGTCTGGTGGACCATGTACTTGGACCAGTCCTATGAGCCCGCAACCTCTCTTCCCTTCCAAAAAGCTGGCTGTATTGAGCAAGAGGAGGaaatggaagaggaggaggaggaggaggacttaTCTATGGTCTCTGATGCATCTTCTGGGCCACCCCATTTCCGTGAGGAAGATTACAACTGCTACTGTTCTCACTCCAACACTTGCTACAATGGCAATGGTTGCCTGTTCTATGCCTCCACCCTTCCAACTGCCTCGGCTGCTGCATTGGCCGGGAATGGTGACAAGAGGAGGAGAGTGGAGAGTAAACAACAGAGGGAGTCTGCCTCTCTCTTGGATGACACTGCCAGCTCCCCTCTCTTCAGCTTCCCCGAT ACCAGCTTCAATGCCGCCACCAACAATGTGAAGGCTTCCGTGGAGAATGTTTTGGAGTTCTCTTGTGGCTTCTCTGCCACCCATTTTAAG GGAAAGTCTGCATTGCAGAAGCAAATGGGTTACCTGCATTCCTCTGCTCCTGTGAAGCCAACTCCTGCAAGACCA GTCTGCAGGGATGAAAGTGAGAAGAAGATTTGGTGA